The following proteins come from a genomic window of Populus alba chromosome 12, ASM523922v2, whole genome shotgun sequence:
- the LOC118033490 gene encoding RING-H2 finger protein ATL22: MACTSKVISFISLSLFLSYLNSATSQNHCLKTACSSDEPVIRFPLRIKNRQSSSCGFPGFDISCGSSNETILELPSSGKFRVQAINYAEQEVWINDPENCLPGRILSLNLSNSPFSGLYYQSFMFFNCSSSDYRKYGLNPIACLSGSKYTVFATSSLRIVDFLQTRNSSCNLTRMVPVPVIWPFYQEILSLDPSEDLLLTWDQPDCGKCESRGGRCGFRTNSGETVCSNVPHRGVPRKALYAITVAAGIPGVLILLGLLCFICGRVKKCARRSTLGGLPEMNSTVNPETRVIIAGLDGPTIESYPRIVLGESRRLPKPDDSTCSICLCEYKPKETLKTIPECQHCFHSDCIDEWLLLNATCPICRCSPERLTAAES; encoded by the exons ATGGCGTGCACTAGCAAAGTCATCTCCTTCATCTCCCTCTCACTTTTCCTCTCCTATCTTAACTCTGCAACGAGCCAAAATCATTGCTTGAAGACTGCTTGTAGCAGCGACGAGCCGGTGATTCGATTTCCTTTACGGATTAAAAATCGCCAGTCGAGTTCATGTGGTTTTCCAGGTTTTGACATATCCTGTGGTAGCTCCAATGAGACCATATTAGAGCTGCCCTCATCGGGAAAATTTAGAGTTCAAGCTATAAACTATGCAGAACAAGAAGTATGGATCAATGATCCGGAAAACTGCCTCCCCGGTCGAATTCTCTCTCTTAATCTCTCTAACTCTCCTTTCTCTGGCCTTTACTATCAATCCTTCATGTTCTTTAATTGCTCATCTTCTGATTATAGGAAATACGGGCTAAATCCAATAGCTTGTCTTAGTGGCTCTAAGTACACAGTTTTTGCTACATCTTCTTTAAGGATTGTTGATTTTCTACAGACAAGGAACTCATCCTGTAATTTAACCAGGATGGTTCCTGTTCCAGTTATATGGCCATTTTATCAAGAAATCTTGTCCTTGGACCCTAGCGAGGACCTGCTTCTCACTTGGGATCAACCTGACTGCGGAAAGTGTGAGTCGCGTGGTGGACGGTGCGGCTTTAGGACCAACTCAGGTGAAACTGTTTGCTCAAACGTTCCACATCGAG GAGTTCCTAGGAAAGCTCTTTATGCCATCACGGTAGCAGCTGGAATACCAGGGGTATTAATTCTACTAGGTCTCCTGTGTTTCATCTGTGGTAGGGTAAAGAAGTGTGCTAGAAGGAGCACATTAGGAGGTCTCCCAGAAATGAACTCCACCGTTAATCCAGAAACTAGGGTTATTATTGCTGGACTAGATGGACCGACAATAGAGTCCTATCCCAGAATAGTCCTTGGCGAGAGCAGAAGGTTGCCCAAGCCTGATGACAGCACTTGCTCAATATGCTTGTGTGAGTACAAGCCTAAGGAGACACTTAAGACCATTCCTGAATGCCAACACTGCTTCCATTCTGATTGCATTGATGAATGGCTTCTGTTGAatgctacttgccccatttgcagATGTTCTCCAGAAAGATTGACAGCAGCTGAATCTTGA